Proteins found in one Limnohabitans sp. TEGF004 genomic segment:
- the xdhB gene encoding xanthine dehydrogenase molybdopterin binding subunit, whose product MNAPTALKNLLPVSGVQQGTDVVHESAHLHVTGSATYIDDIPEHAGTLYAALILSPVAHGELIGDGIDREAILKEHGVVAVYTAKDIPGENNCGPIVHDDPFLAAGKVEFVGQAVAVVVARDMLYAREAAKKAKVLVKELKPILTVEEAMAANSFIMPPKGITRGDAAAAIASAPHKIKGSTNTGQQEQFYLECQITYAVPKEDGQLTLYVSTQHPDGNQREAAHALNLHTNDVEVICRRMGGGFGGKEGNASIFSQSAALAAFKLNKPVKLRINRDDDMTITGKRHDFRIDYEVGFDDNGRVLGADITLMSRCGYSTDYSGPVNDRACLHIDNSYHIPALKLVSHRCKTNTQSATAFRGFGGPQGMFGIETVMDEIAMTLGKDPLEVRKLNLYKDPAISGTPDTMTTQYNQLIEDWVGDKVIAQVEDESKYAERRAAVQAFNAKSKTRKRGLALVPLKFGISFTATHLNQGGALLVVYMDGSVSCNHGGTEMGQGLNTKMAQVCADGLGISVDHVRITATDSQKVPNASATSASSGADINGAAIMNATMQMRERLKPVAARMLGCAEGDVTFANNEVYGGGKSVKWADVTKQAWLDRVGLSVTGFYMTPEIKYDFTTLNGRAFYYYCYGAAVSEVEIDTRTGEWWLLAVDIVHDVGRSINPALDKGQIEGAFVQGMGWLTMEECIWDKKGKLLTHGPSTYKIPVAGDIPEHFNVSLFDNANLKPTPFNSKATGEPPLMLGLSAFFALRDAVAASADHKAVVHMDAPATPERILMACEAVKAKAAA is encoded by the coding sequence ATGAACGCTCCTACCGCACTCAAAAACTTGCTGCCTGTGTCAGGCGTTCAGCAAGGCACAGACGTCGTTCACGAGTCTGCTCACTTGCACGTGACCGGCTCTGCCACTTACATCGACGACATCCCCGAGCACGCAGGCACTTTGTATGCCGCGCTTATCTTGTCGCCCGTGGCGCATGGTGAATTGATTGGTGACGGCATTGACCGCGAAGCCATCCTCAAAGAGCACGGCGTCGTAGCCGTCTACACCGCCAAAGACATTCCGGGCGAAAACAACTGCGGCCCCATCGTGCACGATGATCCGTTCCTCGCCGCTGGCAAGGTCGAGTTCGTTGGCCAAGCCGTTGCCGTGGTCGTAGCGCGCGACATGCTCTACGCACGCGAAGCCGCTAAAAAAGCCAAGGTGTTGGTCAAAGAACTCAAGCCCATCTTGACGGTGGAAGAGGCGATGGCAGCCAACAGCTTCATCATGCCGCCCAAGGGCATCACGCGTGGCGACGCAGCTGCGGCTATTGCCAGCGCCCCCCACAAAATCAAAGGCAGCACCAACACTGGCCAGCAAGAACAGTTTTATCTGGAATGCCAAATCACCTATGCGGTGCCTAAGGAAGACGGCCAACTCACGCTGTACGTGTCGACCCAACATCCAGACGGCAACCAACGCGAAGCCGCACATGCATTGAACCTGCACACCAACGACGTCGAAGTGATTTGCCGCCGCATGGGTGGTGGCTTTGGTGGCAAAGAAGGCAATGCCAGCATCTTCAGCCAAAGCGCTGCCTTGGCCGCGTTCAAACTGAACAAACCCGTCAAGCTGCGCATCAACCGCGATGACGACATGACCATCACCGGCAAGCGCCACGATTTTCGAATCGACTACGAAGTGGGTTTCGACGACAACGGCCGCGTCTTGGGCGCGGACATCACGCTCATGTCTCGCTGCGGTTACAGCACCGACTACTCCGGCCCTGTGAACGACCGCGCTTGCTTGCACATCGACAACAGCTATCACATCCCAGCTTTGAAGTTGGTAAGCCACCGCTGCAAAACCAACACACAAAGCGCCACTGCTTTCCGTGGTTTTGGCGGCCCACAAGGCATGTTTGGCATCGAGACGGTGATGGACGAAATTGCGATGACTTTGGGCAAAGACCCATTGGAAGTGCGCAAGCTCAACCTCTACAAAGACCCCGCCATCAGTGGCACGCCTGACACCATGACCACCCAATACAACCAGCTCATCGAAGACTGGGTGGGTGACAAGGTGATCGCGCAGGTCGAAGACGAATCCAAATACGCCGAGCGTCGCGCTGCGGTACAAGCCTTCAACGCCAAGAGCAAAACACGCAAGCGCGGTTTGGCTCTTGTGCCTTTGAAGTTCGGCATCAGCTTCACGGCCACACACTTGAACCAAGGCGGCGCGCTGCTGGTGGTTTACATGGACGGCTCGGTGAGCTGCAACCACGGCGGCACAGAAATGGGCCAAGGCCTGAACACCAAGATGGCACAGGTGTGTGCCGATGGTTTGGGTATCAGCGTGGACCATGTGCGCATCACCGCCACCGACTCGCAAAAAGTGCCGAACGCTTCAGCCACCTCCGCTTCGAGCGGTGCTGACATCAATGGCGCAGCCATCATGAACGCGACCATGCAAATGCGTGAGCGCTTGAAGCCTGTGGCAGCCCGCATGTTGGGTTGCGCCGAAGGCGATGTGACGTTTGCGAACAACGAAGTCTACGGCGGTGGCAAGTCCGTTAAGTGGGCTGACGTGACCAAGCAAGCGTGGCTCGATCGCGTGGGCCTGAGCGTCACTGGCTTCTACATGACGCCCGAAATCAAATACGACTTCACCACTCTGAACGGCCGTGCTTTCTATTACTACTGCTACGGCGCTGCTGTGAGCGAAGTAGAGATCGACACCCGTACCGGCGAGTGGTGGCTCCTAGCCGTGGACATCGTGCACGACGTGGGCCGCAGTATCAACCCCGCATTGGACAAAGGCCAGATCGAAGGCGCTTTTGTGCAAGGCATGGGCTGGCTCACCATGGAAGAGTGCATTTGGGACAAGAAGGGCAAGCTGCTCACGCATGGCCCAAGCACCTACAAGATTCCAGTGGCGGGCGACATCCCAGAACACTTCAATGTGTCTTTGTTCGACAACGCCAACTTGAAGCCCACGCCTTTCAATAGCAAGGCCACGGGCGAGCCACCTTTGATGTTGGGCCTGTCTGCCTTCTTCGCCTTGCGCGATGCGGTGGCTGCCAGTGCTGACCACAAAGCTGTGGTGCACATGGACGCACCCGCCACGCCCGAGCGCATCTTGATGGCGTGCGAAGCCGTCAAGGCCAAGGCCGCGGCTTAA
- the xdhC gene encoding xanthine dehydrogenase accessory protein XdhC produces MPRHTAELLNQLQHADGVLVSVDSVQGSGPREVGAWMAVFPQTLVNTIGGGHLEFQAITEARALMARPVSENAASTATHEDNALTTRYALGPALGQCCGGVVHLKFERISAADAPALKQRLLANGQPLALFGGGHVGRALVNVLSTLPYNVQWIDSRDEIFPAQLPPNVVCEHSDPVHAAVADLPSGASVLVMSFSHAEDLDVVAACLKRQRLHGDLKFVGLIGSKTKWATFQHRLEAKGFTAEELAFITCPIGVSGITGKEPEVIAVSVAAQLLRVR; encoded by the coding sequence GTGCCACGCCACACCGCTGAGCTGTTGAACCAACTCCAACATGCCGACGGCGTGTTGGTGTCGGTCGACAGCGTGCAGGGCTCGGGTCCACGCGAAGTGGGGGCTTGGATGGCGGTGTTCCCGCAGACCTTGGTCAACACCATCGGTGGCGGGCACTTGGAGTTTCAGGCGATCACAGAAGCGCGTGCTTTGATGGCACGTCCCGTTTCAGAAAATGCCGCAAGCACTGCGACCCATGAAGACAACGCGTTAACGACTCGCTACGCCCTAGGCCCCGCCTTGGGCCAATGCTGCGGCGGCGTGGTGCATTTGAAGTTCGAGCGCATCAGTGCCGCTGATGCCCCCGCACTCAAACAACGACTTTTGGCCAATGGCCAACCGCTCGCATTGTTTGGTGGTGGCCATGTAGGCCGCGCTTTGGTGAATGTGCTCAGCACCTTGCCCTACAACGTGCAGTGGATTGACAGTCGCGACGAAATCTTTCCCGCACAACTACCGCCCAACGTCGTGTGCGAACACTCCGACCCCGTGCACGCGGCCGTGGCTGATTTGCCCAGCGGCGCGAGCGTGCTGGTCATGAGCTTTAGCCATGCGGAAGATTTAGATGTGGTGGCCGCTTGCTTGAAGCGCCAACGCTTGCACGGCGATTTGAAATTCGTCGGCCTCATTGGCAGCAAAACCAAGTGGGCCACGTTTCAGCACCGCCTCGAAGCCAAAGGCTTTACCGCCGAAGAGTTGGCGTTCATCACTTGCCCCATTGGTGTGAGCGGTATCACGGGCAAAGAGCCCGAAGTCATTGCGGTGTCGGTGGCGGCACAGTTGTTGCGAGTTCGATAG
- a CDS encoding urate hydroxylase PuuD: MDAYFLDWANLLLRWVHVITAIAWIGSSFYFVFLDNNLIKPNSPDLLEKGVDGAMWAVHGGGFYNPQKYMVAPKKIHTKLHWFYWESYSTWLTGFGLFTVLYLWNAGTFLIDKSLMDWSPAAAITAALSFLVAFWFIYDAVCRVFGFRENGERTVALTMIVVVAFASWLSCQLFAGRAAFLLVGAMIATSMSANVFFWIIPGQRKVVAAMTSGVAMDPKELATHGKRGKQRSVHNTYFTLPVIFAMLSNHYSFLYTYENNWVILVMMMLAGALIRQFFVQRHGYHLGRAKNPLPFAIAGVVLLLSVIVWMRPAPSAAVAVSDAPVTFAEVNAIFVQRCQSCHGEQVQMKNVRFDTAEGIKQHALGIYQQAVVTRQMPMNNATGITEAERMTIKRWYEAGAALR; the protein is encoded by the coding sequence ATGGACGCATATTTCTTAGACTGGGCCAACCTGCTGTTGCGTTGGGTGCACGTCATCACCGCCATCGCGTGGATTGGCTCCTCGTTCTACTTTGTCTTCTTAGACAACAACCTCATCAAACCCAACTCACCCGACCTGCTGGAAAAAGGTGTGGACGGTGCGATGTGGGCCGTGCACGGCGGCGGTTTTTACAACCCGCAAAAGTACATGGTGGCGCCTAAGAAGATTCACACCAAGCTGCACTGGTTCTATTGGGAAAGCTATTCCACCTGGCTGACAGGTTTTGGTTTGTTCACCGTGCTGTACCTGTGGAATGCGGGCACGTTCTTGATCGACAAGTCGCTGATGGACTGGTCGCCCGCTGCGGCCATCACTGCCGCTTTGAGTTTCTTGGTGGCGTTTTGGTTCATCTACGACGCGGTGTGCCGCGTGTTTGGCTTCCGTGAAAACGGCGAACGCACGGTGGCCCTCACCATGATTGTGGTGGTGGCGTTTGCGTCGTGGTTGTCGTGCCAGTTGTTTGCAGGTCGCGCCGCGTTCTTGCTGGTGGGCGCGATGATTGCCACCTCCATGAGCGCCAACGTGTTCTTCTGGATCATCCCAGGCCAACGCAAGGTCGTGGCTGCCATGACATCGGGCGTGGCGATGGACCCCAAAGAGTTGGCCACGCACGGCAAGCGCGGCAAGCAGCGCAGCGTGCACAACACCTACTTCACGCTGCCCGTCATCTTTGCGATGCTGAGCAACCACTACAGCTTCCTCTACACCTATGAAAACAACTGGGTCATCTTGGTGATGATGATGTTGGCTGGTGCTTTGATTCGCCAGTTCTTCGTGCAACGCCACGGTTACCACTTGGGCCGTGCCAAGAACCCACTGCCGTTTGCCATTGCTGGTGTGGTGTTGTTGCTGAGTGTCATTGTGTGGATGCGCCCTGCGCCATCCGCAGCAGTGGCTGTGAGTGATGCGCCTGTGACATTTGCAGAAGTCAATGCCATCTTCGTGCAACGCTGCCAAAGCTGCCACGGCGAGCAAGTGCAAATGAAGAACGTGCGCTTTGACACAGCCGAAGGCATCAAGCAACACGCCTTGGGCATTTACCAACAAGCGGTGGTCACACGCCAAATGCCAATGAACAATGCCACGGGCATCACCGAGGCCGAGCGCATGACCATCAAACGTTGGTACGAAGCAGGAGCCGCGCTGAGATAA
- the modA gene encoding molybdate ABC transporter substrate-binding protein, producing MKLRLMLAAASTLFFVAAQAREVTVAVAANFTAPMQKIAKAFEQDTGYKAQLAFGATGKFYAQIKNGAPFAVLLAADDETPARLEKEGLAIAGTRFTYATGRLALWSKRPNLVDDKGEVLRSNSFNKLAIADPKLAPYGMAAMEVIHKLGVQANVVPKLVQGESIGQTYQFVSTENAQLGFVALSQISVDGRITQGSAWVVPQHLHAPLKQDAVLLNAGKDNAAANALLKYLQGDTAKAIITSYGYAL from the coding sequence ATGAAATTACGCCTGATGCTGGCAGCTGCCAGCACACTTTTTTTTGTTGCTGCTCAAGCGCGTGAAGTGACGGTAGCCGTCGCTGCCAACTTCACCGCCCCCATGCAAAAAATCGCCAAAGCGTTTGAGCAAGACACGGGGTACAAAGCCCAGTTAGCATTTGGTGCAACGGGCAAGTTCTACGCGCAAATCAAAAACGGTGCGCCGTTTGCCGTGCTGCTGGCCGCCGATGACGAAACCCCTGCACGCTTAGAAAAAGAAGGCCTCGCCATTGCAGGCACGCGCTTCACCTATGCCACGGGTCGCTTGGCGCTTTGGAGCAAACGCCCCAACTTGGTGGATGACAAAGGCGAGGTGCTGCGGAGCAACAGCTTCAACAAGCTAGCCATTGCCGACCCCAAGCTCGCCCCCTATGGCATGGCAGCGATGGAAGTCATCCACAAGCTGGGCGTGCAAGCCAACGTTGTTCCTAAGCTCGTGCAAGGCGAGAGCATTGGCCAGACTTACCAATTCGTCAGCACCGAAAACGCACAGCTGGGTTTTGTGGCCTTATCGCAAATCTCTGTTGATGGTCGCATCACCCAAGGCTCGGCATGGGTTGTGCCACAACACTTGCACGCACCTTTGAAGCAAGATGCTGTGCTGCTCAACGCAGGCAAAGACAACGCAGCCGCAAACGCGCTGCTGAAATACCTGCAAGGCGACACCGCCAAAGCCATCATCACCAGCTACGGCTACGCCCTGTAA
- the modB gene encoding molybdate ABC transporter permease subunit has product MNLSAEDFQAIALTLQLASVTTVLLLLLATPVAWWLAHTRSAWRAPVASLVALPLVLPPTVLGFYLLVALGPNGPIGQFTQWAGWGTLAFSFWGLVLGSIVYSLPFAVQPLVNAFEAMGPRPMEVAATLRASKWDAFFTVAVPLAKPGFVMAAMLSFAHTVGEFGVVLMIGGNIPDKTRVVSTQIYGHVEAIEYSQAHGLAGVMLVFSFVVLLGLSWFNRRTTCHQKVGA; this is encoded by the coding sequence ATGAATTTAAGCGCTGAAGATTTCCAAGCCATTGCGTTGACGCTGCAACTCGCCAGCGTCACCACGGTGTTGCTGCTGTTGCTGGCCACGCCAGTGGCGTGGTGGCTAGCGCACACGCGGTCGGCTTGGCGTGCGCCTGTTGCCTCGCTCGTCGCTCTGCCTTTGGTGTTGCCGCCCACGGTATTGGGTTTTTATTTGTTGGTGGCGCTTGGCCCCAATGGCCCGATTGGCCAGTTCACGCAATGGGCGGGTTGGGGCACATTGGCGTTTAGTTTTTGGGGCTTGGTGTTGGGCTCAATCGTGTACTCGCTGCCGTTTGCCGTGCAGCCGCTGGTCAACGCGTTTGAGGCCATGGGCCCACGCCCGATGGAGGTGGCTGCCACTTTGCGAGCCAGCAAGTGGGATGCCTTCTTCACTGTGGCCGTGCCTTTGGCCAAGCCCGGTTTTGTGATGGCCGCCATGCTGAGCTTTGCGCACACCGTGGGCGAGTTTGGTGTGGTGCTGATGATTGGCGGCAACATCCCCGACAAAACGCGCGTGGTGTCCACCCAAATTTATGGCCATGTGGAAGCGATTGAGTATTCACAAGCGCATGGCTTGGCCGGTGTGATGTTGGTGTTCTCGTTTGTGGTGTTGTTGGGTTTGTCTTGGTTTAACCGTCGGACCACTTGTCATCAAAAGGTGGGTGCATGA
- the modC gene encoding molybdenum ABC transporter ATP-binding protein, with translation MNIHLQLDIARADFDVSVDVQLPAHGITVIFGPSGCGKTTLLRCVAGLEPSARGVVQLGHEVWQDDEQGVRLPTHQRALGYVFQEASLFDHLDVAGNLAYGHQRAEKNNRNAMSQAVVQQTIELLGIGHLLKRRSYELSGGERQRVAIARALVTQPRLLLLDEPLAALDHARRQEVLPWLEKLRDDLNIPMLYVTHAVDEVTRLADTLVVMNEGRVQANGPVAEVLTQANLSVVVGEDAGALLTGIVLNIDTQWHLAQVGFAGGALWVRDSGLTVGQTVRLRVLARDVSVTLHEATHTSIQNHVPCVVDAITPEAHPSQALLRLRCGDTVLLARVTARGVHELGLQVGMPAWAQVKSVALVK, from the coding sequence ATGAATATCCACTTGCAGCTCGATATTGCGCGTGCCGACTTTGATGTGTCGGTCGATGTGCAGTTGCCCGCACATGGCATCACCGTCATCTTTGGCCCATCGGGCTGCGGCAAAACCACTTTGTTGCGTTGCGTCGCGGGACTAGAGCCCTCAGCGCGTGGCGTGGTGCAACTGGGTCACGAAGTTTGGCAAGACGACGAGCAAGGCGTGCGCCTGCCCACCCACCAACGCGCCTTGGGCTATGTGTTTCAAGAGGCGTCGTTGTTTGACCACTTGGATGTGGCGGGCAACTTGGCCTATGGCCACCAACGTGCCGAAAAAAACAACCGCAACGCGATGAGCCAAGCCGTGGTGCAACAAACCATCGAGCTGCTGGGCATTGGCCATTTGCTCAAGCGCCGCAGCTATGAGCTGTCGGGCGGCGAGCGCCAACGCGTGGCCATTGCCCGCGCCTTGGTCACACAGCCACGTTTGCTGTTGCTGGACGAACCCTTGGCCGCACTTGACCACGCACGCCGACAAGAAGTGCTGCCGTGGTTAGAAAAACTGCGCGACGACTTGAACATCCCCATGCTCTACGTCACCCACGCGGTGGATGAAGTGACCCGCTTGGCCGACACACTGGTGGTGATGAATGAAGGCCGCGTGCAAGCCAACGGCCCCGTAGCCGAAGTGCTGACCCAAGCCAACTTATCCGTGGTGGTGGGTGAGGACGCGGGGGCGTTGCTGACAGGCATCGTGTTGAACATCGACACTCAATGGCATTTGGCCCAAGTGGGCTTTGCCGGTGGTGCGCTGTGGGTGCGCGACAGCGGCTTGACCGTAGGTCAAACCGTTCGCCTGCGCGTGCTGGCCCGCGACGTGAGCGTGACCTTGCACGAAGCCACGCACACCAGCATTCAAAACCACGTGCCATGCGTGGTGGACGCCATCACGCCTGAGGCTCACCCTTCACAAGCCTTGCTGCGCTTGCGCTGTGGCGACACGGTGCTGCTCGCGCGCGTCACTGCGCGTGGCGTGCATGAGTTGGGGCTGCAGGTGGGCATGCCTGCGTGGGCGCAGGTGAAGTCGGTGGCGCTGGTTAAGTAA
- a CDS encoding LrgB family protein — MNKEFQTQLPPISDIWVYLSGSPLLALVLTLSAYLLGLTLYERSQRNPLANPVLIAVVVVCFSISVLDMPYAKYFEGAQFVHFLLGTATVSLAIPIYKGFASLKGRMGVLLLSLVAGGITSVFTAVGMARWLGVDESLVRGLVAKSVTAPIAMGIAERVQASPTLTAIFAVSTGILGAILGRYVLDALRVTQWWQRGFALGVAAHGIGTSRAFSVHPEAGAYASLGMGLHGIVGAVVIPYAVAWWF; from the coding sequence ATGAATAAGGAATTTCAAACGCAGTTGCCACCCATCTCTGACATTTGGGTGTACCTCTCGGGCAGCCCCCTGCTGGCCTTGGTGCTGACGCTGAGCGCGTATTTGTTGGGGCTCACGCTGTACGAACGCAGCCAGCGCAACCCGCTGGCCAACCCTGTGTTGATTGCGGTGGTGGTGGTTTGCTTCAGCATCAGCGTGCTCGACATGCCGTATGCCAAGTATTTCGAGGGCGCGCAGTTTGTGCATTTCTTGCTGGGCACGGCCACGGTGTCGCTGGCCATTCCGATCTACAAAGGTTTTGCGTCGCTCAAGGGCCGCATGGGCGTGTTGCTGCTGTCACTGGTGGCGGGTGGCATCACATCAGTGTTCACTGCAGTGGGCATGGCGCGTTGGTTGGGTGTGGACGAATCGCTGGTGCGCGGCTTGGTGGCCAAGTCGGTCACCGCGCCGATTGCGATGGGCATTGCCGAACGCGTGCAAGCCTCGCCCACTTTGACCGCCATCTTTGCGGTGAGCACTGGCATCTTGGGAGCCATCCTTGGCCGCTACGTGCTGGATGCCCTGCGCGTCACACAGTGGTGGCAACGCGGCTTTGCCTTAGGCGTGGCCGCACACGGCATAGGCACTTCGCGCGCCTTCAGCGTGCACCCCGAAGCAGGCGCCTATGCCAGCTTAGGCATGGGCCTGCACGGCATTGTGGGTGCGGTGGTGATTCCTTATGCGGTGGCTTGGTGGTTTTAA
- a CDS encoding CidA/LrgA family protein: MIQGLVQLFIFQALGELVSKFALPFIPGPVLGLVLLLVYLSVRGHVPTSIDLVGGSILQHLGLLFIPASVGVVLYLPVLQANAWAISAALVVSVVATVAVTAGLLKVLAKKAPTDA, from the coding sequence ATGATCCAAGGCCTCGTCCAACTCTTCATCTTCCAAGCCCTCGGCGAACTCGTCTCTAAGTTCGCCCTGCCCTTCATCCCTGGCCCTGTGTTGGGCTTGGTGTTGTTGCTGGTGTATCTCAGCGTTCGCGGCCACGTGCCTACGTCAATAGACCTTGTTGGTGGCAGCATCTTGCAGCACTTGGGGTTGCTGTTCATCCCCGCATCGGTGGGCGTCGTGCTTTACTTGCCCGTGTTGCAGGCCAACGCGTGGGCCATCAGCGCGGCGCTGGTGGTGAGCGTGGTGGCCACGGTGGCGGTGACGGCGGGCTTGCTGAAAGTGTTGGCCAAGAAGGCGCCGACCGATGCATAA
- a CDS encoding Glu/Leu/Phe/Val dehydrogenase has protein sequence MTTQIHTLPSYLDPQHLGPWGIYLEQIDRVTPYLGSLSRWVETLKRPKRMLIVDVPIELDNGTVAHFEGYRVQHNTSRGPGKGGVRFHQDVTLSEVMALSAWMSVKNAAVNLPFGGAKGGVRVNPQTLSRGELERVTRRYTSEIGIIIGPTRDIPAPDVNTNEQIMAWMMDTYSMNEGATATGVVTGKPIALGGSLGRKEATGRGVFTVGEEAARRIGLNLQGARVAVQGLGNVGGVAAQLFAEAGCRIVAVQDHVSTLYCEAGFNVTQLLAHVAQHGSVKGFAPAASLETDQFWQVPCDILVPAALEQQITAANAHHVQAKLVIEGANGPTTPEADDILAERGVLVVPDVIANAGGVTVSYFEWVQDFSSFFWDENEINARLVRIMREAFAAIWQTADTHKVSLRTATFIIACTRMLQARELRGLYP, from the coding sequence ATGACCACGCAAATTCACACCTTACCGTCTTACCTTGATCCCCAGCACTTAGGCCCTTGGGGCATTTATTTGGAGCAAATCGATCGGGTCACCCCATATCTAGGTTCGCTATCGCGCTGGGTGGAAACGCTCAAACGACCCAAGCGCATGCTGATCGTCGATGTCCCCATCGAACTGGACAACGGGACAGTGGCGCACTTCGAGGGCTACCGCGTACAACACAACACAAGTCGTGGCCCTGGCAAAGGCGGGGTTCGCTTTCACCAAGACGTGACCCTGTCCGAAGTCATGGCGCTTTCGGCGTGGATGTCTGTCAAAAACGCTGCCGTCAACCTACCTTTTGGCGGTGCCAAGGGGGGGGTGCGGGTCAACCCTCAAACGCTATCTCGCGGTGAACTCGAACGCGTCACACGTCGCTACACCAGTGAGATCGGCATCATCATTGGTCCTACACGCGATATCCCCGCCCCTGACGTGAACACGAACGAACAGATCATGGCCTGGATGATGGATACCTACTCCATGAACGAAGGCGCCACCGCCACGGGCGTGGTCACGGGCAAACCCATCGCCCTCGGTGGATCGCTTGGGCGCAAAGAAGCCACTGGTCGAGGTGTCTTTACCGTTGGCGAAGAAGCCGCGCGCCGGATTGGGTTGAACTTGCAAGGGGCCCGCGTGGCCGTGCAGGGCTTGGGTAATGTGGGCGGTGTCGCCGCTCAGCTGTTTGCAGAAGCTGGTTGCCGCATAGTTGCGGTGCAAGACCATGTCAGCACCCTCTATTGCGAAGCAGGTTTCAATGTCACGCAGCTGTTGGCCCATGTGGCACAACATGGGTCCGTGAAAGGCTTTGCACCCGCCGCGTCTTTAGAGACTGATCAATTCTGGCAAGTGCCATGTGACATCCTCGTGCCAGCGGCGTTAGAGCAACAAATCACCGCCGCCAATGCTCACCATGTCCAAGCAAAACTTGTCATTGAAGGGGCCAACGGTCCAACCACACCCGAAGCCGACGACATCCTCGCAGAACGTGGCGTATTGGTCGTGCCAGACGTGATTGCCAATGCTGGCGGTGTGACCGTCAGCTACTTCGAATGGGTGCAGGATTTTTCCAGCTTCTTCTGGGACGAAAACGAAATCAATGCAAGGCTCGTGCGCATCATGCGTGAAGCTTTTGCAGCGATCTGGCAAACGGCGGACACACACAAAGTCAGCCTGCGCACGGCCACATTCATCATCGCATGCACACGCATGTTGCAAGCTCGCGAACTCCGCGGTTTGTATCCCTGA
- a CDS encoding 5-oxoprolinase subunit PxpA: MTPHQINLNADLGESFGAWTMGDDSALLQIVKSANVACGFHAGDPTVMQTTVRQAIAQGVSIGAHPSYPDLQGFGRRVMQMSAKDLEANLIYQIGALQAIAAAEGGRVTHVKPHGALHNVACADAEVATTVVKGLRKLDSSLILLAPPYSTLAKAAEDAGQPVRYEVFADRTYLDDGQLTPRSREGAVIHDSQACVSHVLRMLSAKAIVTANGLHLPCRIDSICVHGDGPEAVATAQAIRLALEAAGYTLTALTQLGDDQ; this comes from the coding sequence ATGACACCCCATCAAATCAACCTCAATGCTGACTTAGGTGAAAGCTTCGGCGCCTGGACCATGGGTGACGATTCAGCCTTGCTACAAATCGTCAAAAGCGCCAACGTCGCTTGTGGCTTTCACGCAGGCGATCCCACCGTGATGCAAACCACCGTCCGCCAGGCGATTGCCCAGGGCGTGAGCATTGGCGCACACCCCTCTTACCCAGACCTTCAAGGTTTTGGACGGCGCGTGATGCAGATGTCGGCCAAAGATTTAGAGGCCAACCTGATTTATCAAATCGGGGCATTGCAAGCTATCGCGGCCGCAGAAGGCGGACGCGTCACTCATGTAAAACCACATGGGGCTTTGCACAATGTCGCGTGCGCGGACGCTGAGGTAGCCACCACCGTGGTCAAAGGTTTGCGCAAGCTAGACTCCTCTCTGATTCTTCTTGCGCCCCCCTACTCAACGCTCGCTAAAGCAGCGGAAGATGCAGGACAACCCGTTCGGTACGAGGTATTCGCTGATCGCACCTACTTAGATGATGGACAACTCACACCACGCTCGCGCGAAGGCGCGGTGATTCACGACAGCCAAGCGTGCGTCTCGCATGTGCTGCGAATGCTCAGCGCCAAAGCCATCGTGACAGCCAATGGCCTTCATCTGCCCTGTCGAATCGATAGCATCTGTGTCCACGGCGACGGACCTGAGGCGGTGGCAACCGCGCAAGCGATACGACTCGCGCTTGAAGCGGCAGGCTACACATTGACGGCACTTACCCAGTTAGGAGACGATCAATGA